The sequence GCATTTGGACACTGCTCTTCTCAACATTTGCAAGGGAACATTCTCCTCAGGTCTCAGCTATACTTTATGAGTGTGACTACTGCAGGTCATTCATACCTAGCGACCACGAGGGTCTGGGCTTTGACTGCATGTAAGCGAGAATTGACAAACGACGATGCTGTCCTCAACATTTTCATCTTCCAAACAATGGACTCCTTCGGCAAAATATCAGCCAAATACTGCAGAAAGAAGAACACAGAAGCATCATTACGACTGTGGCACACAAGGAATTACGGAGAAGCAATTTCCTCAAGATTTTGCAGCTCACCATGAGAGAAGGCAACAAACCGCTGGCGACCTCCGATAATGCCTGACCAGCTCCACCGAATCTCGACGAGATCTTCATGAAGCTGCCTGAAAGAGTTACTGTGATCAGTAGGTGCACATCAAGCCTGGTGGAATTTTCCTCATGAAGGTGGTGCTAAACCTGTGAGAAAATTTAGGAGTTGTGGAGTGCTTGAATGGAAGGGATCAGGGACCAAGTCTAGGAGTGCTGAGAGAGACTGCAGCTGTGACCTGTGGAAAGATGTCCCTGTAAAATGAATACCAAAACGCAGGCTGGTCAATAAGAAGTTACTGTCACCCAAAGAAAGAACAGAGTGATGGAGGCAAGACCTGGGTTGACTAGGACCAGCACCAAATCGACGTCTCGGTTCCGCGCCGCCACGGCAAGAGCAATGCACGCTCCGACGGATTCTCCAACAAGATAGACCGGCCTGTCGGGTGCCCTTGAGCTCTCTGATTTCACTGTCCTCTCCACGTGCTCGACAAGTCCTGCGTTCATTGGTGGAGTTTCAGAGCCTTTTTGATCAGTCAGGGCCTCAAAGCAGATATGCAAACCGGGATTGCAAGATGATCATTTGAAGAATGATGCATGGCTTTGGTTTTGGTTCAGTTCTGAAAGTCGACGCACCTTGGAAGGTGGTACGGTCTTGGACGGGTATATGCAAGCACCACATGTCGAACATCCTGCAGAGCAGAAACAGTCACTAACTAAGCTGCAGTGATGAATAAACAGAGAGGCAATTTTGGATCCCTTATGATTTGCTCGTACTTTGCTAATCTCTCGTGGTGCCGGATCAGCCCTAGGCCAACTCCATCGATTCCTGCAAGACCACAATTACTGAAGACAGTTACTCCATTTCTTCTCTTTCAAGTGGCAAGGAACAAACAACAAAGTGACTTTATCAATGAGAAAATGTTCACAGGATCACTAGTAGGGGTAGGGAATTTTGGAGACCGAGCTTCATGGAGGCctttattttgaaaattttaaaattcaaaattttcagcttaaaaaaatctgaaaaaagaaTACACATGTTTGCAAGGATGTAATGTGTATGAGTAAAATTTCAGGATGATCATGAATTTTGAGGATGAATAGTGCGTATGCTAAATGgccccagatttgtctttttttgtgTAGATCTCATTTTAGCATCTTTCGATCTGAGAATTTGCATTATGTATCAGGTATATgtgtattttttcaaaaaatttgaaactgaaaagtttgaattttgatgTTTTTAAattaaggcctccatggagctcagTCTTCGTTTGGCATTTTCACACTAGTAGTAACATTTTTTTGGTACACATACACATCTGaatttggcaaaagaatcaaggccccGATTCGGTGTCTCCACAACTGAACCTAGGAGTAGTACAAGTCACTGTCCATCTGATCCTGCTGCCCACCAACTGCTGAAGAAAGCCCCACCCAGTTTTTCCATGCTAATTATTGTGAGAAACTGAGCATCACGTGGTCCCGTGCACCGACGCATGTGTGTGGGATTTTCAAGCGTACGTACTTTTTAAACTGTTGATTATGGTTTAGGCACGATCTGGCAGGTCAAGAAGATTGGCTGCCATGAGCCCATGTGTGACGGTGCAATCCCACCTATCCTAATCTTGGATATCCATCCACTCCATTGTTTAAAAAACAGTGCTCATCTTCGATTATCATGGCACTTATTTTAGTGCTGGTGCACTGTTGTTGATGTACTTGAATAATAATAATATGTGGTCAAGGCTTCGATATGCCTCTAAAAATAACTCAGGCCGGTGATGCAGCGCAAGTTCACTTAAGCAACACTGTTCAGATTCATTTTCCGGTTAAAAAGGATATTTCCATGAATCTGGAAGCGTACATGACAATGCTCAAACAGTGCGTTTTGACCGTGTGCGGTAGAAAGTTTACACTCGGAGCCTCCGATCGAGGTGTATATTTTTCAACGGGAGTGGTAGAAGAAATGCGCGTATACTGCGCAAAAAGAAAGGACAAAGAAATGCGCCTACGTATACGTATACATACCGGGCAAGTAGAGCAGCGTCGGCGCGCCGGggacgcgctcgccgccgccgcactcgagCGGCGCGAACCACCTGGGCGGCCCGCCGTCCGGCCGCCGCGCCATCTCCCGCGCCGCCTCCACGTACTCCCTCACCCCCGGCCTCCTCCCGGCCTTCACCGTCCCGTCCATCGACGACGATGGCGCTCCGCTCCTGGAGGCGGACGCGGTCCACCGCGGCAGCGGCGCCGCCCTCCTGCGCGGCGGTCGGCAGGAGAGGAGACGCGGGCGCGGCGGAGCCAAGGCCGACggcgtggcagcggcggcggcagccatGCGCGCGCTGTGCTCTCGATCGCTGCCTCGCTGGTGCGCGCGTGCTGCTGCCTGCGCTCGTGTGTCGTCGTGTCTCGTTCGTTTGGACTTTGAGGGAGACGTGTCTTCGGGGTTGCCCAACAGAAGATGGTGGCTTGCTGTTGACTTCACATCTGTAATCGACCGTGATCGGTGTTCCCTCAGTTTATAGGCACACGTGTTGCGGTGGAAGGCCTTTTGGTCCTCGGCTAAATGATCAAATTTGCCGAATTTCTTGTAACAAGTGTCATAAAAATTGGATGGATTCGAATAAGGTCCCTAACTAACCAGGTTCACATAGAGCAGCGAAACAAATACCCTAGAGCGTTTGCTGAACACCACAAATACAGGGTGTCCTCGAACCCCGGTGTCGTGAGTTTACACTCCGACAACTATAATTTCCTCTTAAAAAAGGGAATAAGCTACAATTATTTTGAGGTAAATTAATAACAAATAACTATGTATGTAAAATATTAACATGAAGAATATAAACAATTGGTTTGGATCCTAACTAATGGTGTTCTTGAAGTGCTCCTCTCAGCCTCAGGGTTCAAATGTGGGTATTTCTGCATCAGAACCATGAGTTGCCTGATACAGAAGCCTGGGCAGTATGCTCCTGTAGGGATCCTCCTCTCTCTTCTCCTTCAGATACTTGATGCAGCTCTCCACTTCAGATTTGACATGCAAATAGAGGTGTTGAGCCTTCTCTTTGTCTCTTAGCTCCTTCTCCCTCCCTGTGCAAACAAGTAAACCAATCGAAAACACAAGAAGCAAACCTAATCAGACAGTGGGTCTCCGAAATACAGCTGCATGCATTTTGACTCATTTTTTGATTATCAAAAAAGAACAACATTGTAGTGTATGTTGACTTGCCATGAGAACATGGATTTTTTTTTTCAGGCTACTAAATGTAAGTGCAACTGGTTACCTCTTGTTTCAATAGGCTTCCCAAAGATGAAGTAAAACCTCCCTGGCACTTTTGGCGTAAGCACTACAGGATGCATATCCTGATTTTTTATCTCTCCTGTAGAATCAGTCCTGTGAAACAAGAAGATAAATCAAGATCAATGATCTCTTACAGGCAAAATATCTGGGACCCCAAAAAGAAACTTCTGGTTCTAAAGTAAGATTAAAATTACCTTAGCTTTCTTAGGCCACCTTCATTTATCTTCTTGTCAATGGCGTCATAAAATGGGAGCTTCACAAGATCGTTGTAGTCTAACAACAACTGAGATGAAAAATATTGTTTGTATACATTAGATAAATCAAGGATATGGCAGAGTAAGGTGACATATACTTTGAAGTGGCACTCACATCACATATATCATCTTCTCCAACCACTCCAAATGGTACGATTGTTGCTCCAAACCTTGAAGCCATCCGCACGAATTCAGACTGCTCAGGCCAAAAAAGCTTGTATTCCTCCCCCTGTAAACAACCATATCATGTCCCAAAACAATCAATGTTTTTACTGTCCACAAGATATGTTTTGCTCTCCATACCAAATTCTTACCTTCCTATGAAGAGCTTCGCGCGCGCCTCCCGGGAACAGCAGCACGAACTGCTTCTCTGAAAGGAGCTTGTAAAAGTTCACCCCAGTGACAGGCACCGCACCCATGATCCGGGGGAGATCAAAGTATGACGTATCCGGCAAGAGCTGCTCTGAACTCTCGTTGAACAAGAATGGATGCGCTAGGCCGCGGATGTGGATTCCAGTGCTTTTCAGCACTCCTGTGACCAAGGGCCCAAGCTCAAACCCCATGAGCATGTGGTACCCAACGAACAGGACAGGGCCCTCCCTTGGCAGCCCTGCCAGCCCCCTCACTATCCTCCCATCAGTCAGTGTCGATAGCATCACCGGGTCGGTGGCAAAATTCAGGAGCCTGAAGTTTCAGGAAATTAAGCAGCAGTTTAGTAGTCACATAACAATCCATCAAGCTTTAATTTTAGAGAAATGGTACCTGTCATGATCAATCGCCTTTTCGAGCTCATCAGGAGTTGGCGGTAGATAGTCTGAAACAAAGTCTGGCTGCCTGGAGCGGCGATAGTATGTAGATCCTTTAATGCTTGTCGCTAGATCAAATCCATCTTCCTGCCAGGTTTTGTTGGCAGTAACAGGTTAGAATTTTGAAATGCTTGAATGCTATAGTTGATGCAAATGGTGATGTTGGTAATTTGGTCCATGGAAGAAGTAGGTTTCAAGTGCAACCAAGGATATACACAGCTAAGAAAACTACTTTTATCTTTATTACCAACAAGATTTTGTGGCCATTGTCCCTGAAGTGACGGACTCTGCAGTTCTTTAGCATGCCACGTAGCCTTTCAGCCTCGTCGCGGCTTGGCAGCAGTTCATCATTTCCACTGAAAATAAGATCACCAATTTCTGGTAAATGAGCATAATAGGCTCAAAAGGAAAATCATTGGCATGTTTCACAGGATTGATGTAAAGCATTTGGACACTACTCTTCACATCATTTGTAAGGGAATATTTCCTTAGATCACAGATATATTTTTGTCAGTGTGACTACTGCAGATCATACATACCTAGCAACCACCAGGGTCTGGGCTTTGACTGCATGTAAGCGAGAATTGACATATGATGCCGCCGTCCTCAACATTTTCAACTTCCACACAATGGATTCCTTTGGCAAAATATCAGCTAGGTACTGCAGAAAGAAGCACACAAAAGCATCATTAGGACTGCggcaaaaaatatatataaagagaAGCAATTTCCTGAATATTTTGCAGCTCACCATGAGAGAAGGCAGCAAAACACTGGTGACCTCTGACAATACCTGACCAGCTTCATCAAATCTTGTCGACATCTTCATGAAGTTGCCTAAAAGAGTTGAGCTGTGATCAGTAGATGCACATCAAAGTCTGCTGTTCATCTAACAGCAAGTTAGAAAGTTTCATCATGGAGATAGTGCCATACCTGTGAGGAAATTTAGGAACTGTGGAGTGCTTAAATGGAATGGATCAGGGACCAAATCTAGGAGTGCTGAGAGAGACTGCAGCTGTGACCTGTGGAAAGATGTCCCTGAAGATGAATGCCAAAATGCAGATTGGTTAGTAAGAAGTTACTGTCACCGAAAGGAAAAAcagagcattgcatgcagaagcCATGGATGATGGAAGCAAGACCTGGGTTGACTAGGACCAGTACTAAATCGACGTCTCGGTTCCGCGCCGCCACGGCGAGAGCAATGCATGCTCCGATGGATTCTCCAACAAGATAGATTGGTCTGTCCGGTGCCCGTGACCTCTCTGATTTCACTGTCCTCTCCACGTACTCAACAAGACCTGCATCCAACGCCCAAGTTCCAGATTGCTTATCAGCAAGGCCCCAGAATATGTGGCAATAGTCATACTGGAATActccaagatgaacattttcttgaagAATGAAGTATGATATTTGTGTGCTTTAGTTCTGAAAACCCACACGAGAATCACACACCTTGGAAGGTCGTACGGTCTTGGACGGGTATATGCAAGCACCAAACGTCGAACATCCTGCAGAGTAGAACACAGACAGTCATTAGCTGCAGTGGTGGGTGAAAAAAGAGAGACACAATCTTGGATCTCTTGTGATTGGTCTTACTTTGCTAATCTGTCGTGGTGCCGGATGAGCCCTAATCCAACTCCATCGATTCCTGCAAGACCACAATTACTGAAGACTGTCACTCCATTTCTCAGGAAGCAAAGCGACTCGATCAATGAGAAAAATGTTGCAATCATGCAGACACATGACAAGAATGATCTGGCAACGACTTCATAGGAGGAGAACTGTATTTCTGGTACACGTCCGAATCTGGCAAAAGAATCAAAGCCCTGGTTCGGTGGCTCCGCAACTGAACCCAGGAATAGGACATTGTTGTAGTAGTACAGAGGTCACTGTCCATCTGATCCTGCGGCTGCCAACTGCTGAAGAAAGCCCGGCTTTGCCATGCCAATTATAGTCAGCACGTGGTCCGTGCACCGGAGCATGTCTGTGAGATTTGCAAAGTGTTTTTTATTTTTATGGTTTCTGGTCAAGAAGATATTGCTGCCATGAGTCTTATTTTTACGCTCTGCCATGAATCCGGAAAGCCTGAGAATGTTCATGCGGTATGCTCTGACCATACGCGGAGGGAGAAATTTCAACGCGAGCGGTAGAAGAAATGCGCGCACGACGGCGAAAAGATACCACGAAGAGGTGCGCGTACACACATACCGGGCAAGTAGAGCAGCGTTGGCGCGCCGGGGACGCGCTCGCCGCCGGCGCACTCGAGCGGCGCGAACCACCTCGGAGGCCCGCCGTCCGGCCGCCGCGCCATCTCCCGCGCAGCCTCCACGTAGTCCCTCACCACTGGTCTCCTTCCCGCCGTAGCCGTCGCGTCCAGCGACAACGACGCCGGTGACGCGGGCCGCGGCCTCGGCGCTCGGCTCTTGGAGGTGGACGCGGACACGACCCACCGCGGGAGCGGCCTCACCCTCCTGCGTGAGCCTGGCGATGCCCGACGGGGGAGGAGACGCGGTCCCGGCGGCGCGACGGCTGACGGCGccgtggccgtggcggcggcggccatgctGAAGCTGCTCAGCTCTTGATCgctggtgcgtgcgtgcgtgctgcTGCGCTTGTGTGTCGTCGTGTGAGTGAGGGTGTCTTCGAGAAGGGTGCTCGGTAGCTTCTGTAATCAGCACTCCCGTGCAGAGGTTTATAGGCACATCGTTCAGGACTTCACGCTACAGGATCTTTCATGCGTGTGAAACACTCAAAAGTCGTGTCTGCTCAAATATGCACCCGGATGCATGAGTAACAAAATCTGAAAAAATGGCAAATAATAAAAAAAAAAATATTTCTAATTTCATTTTGGAACATAAACCTCATTGAGTGTTTACCTGGGTGCATATTTCCGTGAAGAAATAACATACAGAGTGCTTGAAAAAAATGTTTTTTAGAGCACCACGAATGCCATTTCTTCAAGTCATTGGTGTGTAGAATAGTCAACCATGTTTGTTGTCAAAAAATATAGTATCTGAAATTTTCTTTGGGCTATTTAGGCAATTGTTTAGATTTTATTGTTCACACATGTCATGTGCATCTACCCCCTCCgcttctaaatatttgtctttctagagatttcaacaaatgacttatacggggcaaaatgagtgaatctacactctaaaatatgtctatatacatccgtatatgatagtccatttaaaatatataaaaaagacaaatatttaagaacgaagGTGTTAGAAGAAAAACTTGATGTCCGCAAAACCGCAGAGATGACCGAAAGACTGATCCGGCAGCCAACAAGAAATCAAACACGCCATCAAGAAGAAAGATCGACGTAAAGCTAGATCTGCATGCAGGCGCTATCGCCGACACTTCTTCCTAGTATTTTGAGTACACTAGCATCTTCTTCTTTTTTAGTTTAGTAAACTAGCATCTTTGACCTATGCTGCTAATCACACATGCTACGGGTACCGTAACATATTTTTGCAGCGAATAGCATGAAACTATCACTGTACAGATTAGGGTTCTAAAAACCTACCGCCTTTACAAACATAACAGCCACCTACCACTTGAGTTGTTTGCTGTTTCAGAAAACTCAAAAGGATATGTGATTAAACTTTCATCAGGCTTATGACAGCCGGAGCCCACCCATTAGGTCCACATGGCACGAAAGTGAACTCCGTTAGTACGAACTGTTTTGCTGGCCGTTACGACGGGTGAGCCCCACGTGGCAAGATAGTTTCATGTTATTCACTCCGTGTCTTCTCTATGGCCAGGTGCCTGCAGCAACGTGGCAAGAGTGGTACCAGCCAAATCCTGCGGAGCGATGCAGCCACGCACGTACTCCACCTCCCGCTCCTCCCCAGATGGACGCACTAGCCGGCTGGACATCGTGTGGGGAAGCACTATTTACTTGTACTATCCCGAAAAGAAAAAAGATATAAACTGTTAACCTGCAGGGTGTGGGTGAAAGGAAAGCTCTGCATGCATGCAGTGCAGCTGGTCGATGTCGATCGGTTGGTCTCCGGTCGGCGGCTACCTCATCTCACCGGTGAGATGAGAAGCTCCGCCGGGCTATCTATCCATCCATCTGTCGTATGTACGTAGGTGTGGGTTTGCTTTGCGTTTAGCTAGCTCTGTCTTGGTAGCTAGCTACAGTGACAGATTTGACGTCCACCTTATTTTGGTTGGTCAATTTGCTCACATAGCATAGCACGCGTACGTGGTTCAGTTCAAAGCTCCAAATCTCCTTTCCTTCTTGACCTCCAAATCAAATGCACCGCACGTCTGACGTCTTCACCACAAAATGAAGCagccactagtgcaacgcctaaaAGCTAGGCCGCGCTGTACACTGAtttagtaattttcggatcaccCAGGTGCGACGCTGGCTAGGCGTGCAACGCCTGTCAGTCAGgcgctgcacagtgtagtgtggcgccttcgtgtcgggcgccaCTCAAAAAGGTCAGTTGAGTGAACTTTTTTTAAGGGCAGTTTATTTTGTGAAATGATTTCATCcacaggtcaaaattgtcaa comes from Triticum aestivum cultivar Chinese Spring chromosome 5B, IWGSC CS RefSeq v2.1, whole genome shotgun sequence and encodes:
- the LOC123112621 gene encoding acyltransferase-like protein At1g54570, chloroplastic → MAAAATATAPSAVAPPGPRLLPRRASPGSRRRVRPLPRWVVSASTSKSRAPRPRPASPASLSLDATATAGRRPVVRDYVEAAREMARRPDGGPPRWFAPLECAGGERVPGAPTLLYLPGIDGVGLGLIRHHDRLAKMFDVWCLHIPVQDRTTFQGLVEYVERTVKSERSRAPDRPIYLVGESIGACIALAVAARNRDVDLVLVLVNPGTSFHRSQLQSLSALLDLVPDPFHLSTPQFLNFLTGNFMKMSTRFDEAGQVLSEVTSVLLPSLMYLADILPKESIVWKLKMLRTAASYVNSRLHAVKAQTLVVASGNDELLPSRDEAERLRGMLKNCRVRHFRDNGHKILLEDGFDLATSIKGSTYYRRSRQPDFVSDYLPPTPDELEKAIDHDRLLNFATDPVMLSTLTDGRIVRGLAGLPREGPVLFVGYHMLMGFELGPLVTGVLKSTGIHIRGLAHPFLFNESSEQLLPDTSYFDLPRIMGAVPVTGVNFYKLLSEKQFVLLFPGGAREALHRKGEEYKLFWPEQSEFVRMASRFGATIVPFGVVGEDDICDLLLDYNDLVKLPFYDAIDKKINEGGLRKLRTDSTGEIKNQDMHPVVLTPKVPGRFYFIFGKPIETRGREKELRDKEKAQHLYLHVKSEVESCIKYLKEKREEDPYRSILPRLLYQATHGSDAEIPTFEP